AAATTAACCATTAGAAATCAGTTGATACTTATTTTGATATTTGGTGGCATATCCATCTATGGTTCCTATTCAGGGGTGGATATATTTGGAGCCATTGCCAACGTACGTGATCTGGGCCCCATGGTAGCAGGACTAGTTGGAGGGCCAATTGTAGGTCTGGGGGCAGGTTTGATAGGCGGTTTGCATCGATTGACCATGGGCGGATTCACCTGCATCCCCTGTTCACTGTCCACCATCCTGGCAGGACTATTTGCAGGCATTATCTATCTTGCCAACCGAAAACGTTTCATTGGCATCTGGGGGGCAGTTTTATTCTCCATTTTAATGGAGACTTTCCACATGATACTGGCACTTATACTGGCATCTCCCTTTGCCCAGGCATGGGCAGTGGTGGAAAACTTATACATCCCCATGATACTGGCCAATGCCGTGGGAATGTTCATTTTCGCCTTTATGATCTCCAACCTCATAAAAGAACGCAAAACAAAAAAAGAAAGGGATAAACTCTCAGCTCAGCTTGAAAGAAGGAAAAAAGAACTGGAAATAGCTCAACAAATTCAGGAAAGTTTCTTACCCCATACCATACCATTTATTGAGAATTATGACCTGGCTGCTAGCAGTATACCTGCCCAGGAGGTGGGAGGTGACTTTTATGATTTCATACCCATTTCCAGTGAACAAACCGGCCTTACCATTGGGGATGTTTCTGGTAAAGGAATACCTGCAGCCCTTTTCATGGCATTTTCACGTACACTCCTCCGGGCCAAAGCCTGCCGCAACCCCGGGGTGGGTAGAATGATAGAAAGCGTTAATAATTTCATTAATGAAGAACCTCATTCTAACATGTTTGTAACCCTGTTTTACAGTATTCTGGATAGTTCTCGAAACAAACTTACATTTGTAAATGCAGGCCATAACCCTCCACTTCTTTTAAGAAAAGAAAATGGTGAAATTATCCGATTAAGCACAGGAGGTGTGGTTTTAGGGGCTATGAAAGGCCTTAAAATGGCTGAAAAAACCATTGAGA
This window of the Methanobacterium sp. Maddingley MBC34 genome carries:
- a CDS encoding serine phosphatase RsbU, regulator of sigma subunit (PFAM: 5TMR of 5TMR-LYT; Stage II sporulation protein E (SpoIIE)_SP), which translates into the protein MEPLSIALFTDLIEKVCVIFVMAYLLTRLRYFTEVLDGKLTIRNQLILILIFGGISIYGSYSGVDIFGAIANVRDLGPMVAGLVGGPIVGLGAGLIGGLHRLTMGGFTCIPCSLSTILAGLFAGIIYLANRKRFIGIWGAVLFSILMETFHMILALILASPFAQAWAVVENLYIPMILANAVGMFIFAFMISNLIKERKTKKERDKLSAQLERRKKELEIAQQIQESFLPHTIPFIENYDLAASSIPAQEVGGDFYDFIPISSEQTGLTIGDVSGKGIPAALFMAFSRTLLRAKACRNPGVGRMIESVNNFINEEPHSNMFVTLFYSILDSSRNKLTFVNAGHNPPLLLRKENGEIIRLSTGGVVLGAMKGLKMAEKTIEICPEDLLVLYTDGVTEAINQQEDQFGEERLIKLIMDNQDLSSDDLKNLIIDHVYDFASGTPQADDITLMVLRRIL